Below is a window of Catalinimonas alkaloidigena DNA.
GACAAGCGCAAACTCATCGGACTGTCGTTTCTGGTCATCACCGTCTCCTGGGGCCTTCTGTACGGGCTTTCGGCTACCTACTGGGGGCTGGTGCTGGGGGTGCTGCTGCTCGATGTGGGCGTGCAGTCGGCCCACATCACCAACCAGTCGATTGTGTTCAGTCTGGTACCTTCCGCGCAGAACCGCCTCAACACAGTCTACATGGTCACCTATTTTCTCGGCGGCGCGCTGGGCACCTGGCTCGCGAGCCTCGGCTGGCAGCACGCGGGTTGGGCGGGCGTATCGGGCGTCGGACTGATGTTCGCGCTCGGCGGGGGCGCGCTCTACGCGTTCGAGAAGCGTCAGGCCCGGCAAGCGGTTCCCGATCCGGGCGAATACGCCGCCTGAATTGCCGGCGGGGCGCTTTTTTCTTTTTCAGAAAGGCATCGGGTAAGTTGGTGCCGGGCAGTCCCTCTGTTTTGGTACACCGGCGCGAGCAGTCCCGCTTCGTCTCCGGCCCTCACACGATTCAACAGCACCCTTATGCGTTACCTTATTTTCGGCGTTTTTCTGCTCTGGAGCTTCCAGGCCCGGACGCAACCCTCGCAACAGTTACGCGACAGTCTGAACCGCCTGAGCCAGCAAGACCATCAACTCATGATGCAACGCCTGGGCATTACGTCCCTGCGCCCGGGGCCCTCCGGCAATCCGGAAGCTCCCAACGCCGCCAATGCCGACGAAGCCAAGGCATCGCCCTACACGTCGCTCCCCGATCCGCTCGTGTTCGACAGCGGCAAGCCCGTAAAAGCAGCGGCACAGTGGCAAAAACGGCAACGGGAAATTCGGGAAGCGTTCGACCGGGAGGTTTACGGCCGCATGCCGGACCACACGCCCGCCGTCACCTGGGAAGTCGTGCGCACAGTCGATACGCTGGAGGGCTCCTATCCCGTCGTCCGGAAAGAACTTCGGGGGCACGTCGACAATTCCGCTTATCCGGCGATCGAAGTGACGCTGGAGATGACCCTGACCACGCCCGCCCGGGCCACGAGCGCCGTTCCGCTGATGCTGGAATTCGGCTGGAACTTTCCGGCCAACTGGCCGCGTCCGCCGGTCGAGCATCCTACGTGGCAGGAACAGTTGCTGGCCCAAGGGTGGGGGTACGCCATCCTGATTCCGACCAGCTTCCAGGCCGACAACGGTGCGGGCCTGCGCGAAGGCATCATCGGCCTGATGAACCAGGGGCAACCCCGCCAGCTCGACGACTGGGGAACCCTGCGCGCCTGGGCATGGGGAGCCAGCCGCGCCCTCGACTATTTTGAGGCTGATCGCTCGGTCGATGCGCGCCGTGTCGGCATCGAAGGGCTGTCGCGCTACGGCAAAGCGGCGCTGGTTGCCATGGCCTACGAGCCGCGTTTCGCCATTGGGTTCATCGGCTCGTCTGGGGCGGGTGGTGCCAAAATCCTGCGGCGGCAATTCGGAGAGCAAGTCGAAAACCTGGCTTCTTCTGCGGAGTACCATTGGTTTGCGCCCAACTTCATCAAATACGCGGGGCCGCTCACGCCCAACGACTTGCCCGTCGATGCCCACGAGCTGATCGCCCTGTGTGCCCCCCGGCCGGTGTTCATCAGCGTAGGGTCGCCAGCGGTCGAAGGCCAGTGGATCGACGCCCGCGGCATGTTTGTGGCGACCGTGCAGGCCGCACCGGTCTACGAGCTACTCGGCAAAAAGGGCCTCGGCACCACGACCTTTCCCCCGCAGGAAACAGCGCTGACGCAAGGCGATCTGGCGTTCCGTCAGCACGCCGGGGGCCATACGGTCGTGCCGAACTGGCCGACGTTCATTCCGTTTGCCGCGCGCTACTTCGGGTCCGTGGCCAAGTAAAACTTCCGCAGCGTTGGCGTATAGGGCAGCCGGGTAGGTGGAACAACCCCGTGGCATCCGAATCAATCGCAGGTTTTTTGGGCGAAAAATGATACTTTGTAGGCTCGTCGGCCCCCGGGTCGCCGGTCTCCCACGTTCTGACTCCCTACCCTACCTCCCACCATGCAACGCAGAACCTTTGTCAAACTCACGTCATCCCTCGCGGCCGGTAGTATACTTGCACCACTTGCCAGCTGGAAACCCAACGAACCTTTGAAAAACTGGGCCGGAAATATCGAATACAGCACCACCCACGTCTCGTATCCACAGTCCGTGGCGGAGGTGCAGCAACAGGTCAAAGCCCTGTCTCAATGGCGTACCCTGGGCAGTCGCCACTGTTTCAACCGCATTGCCGATAGCCAGCACCACCTGGTGTCGTTGCAAAACATGAAGCGCATCGTGTCGCTCGACAAAGCCGCCGCCACCGTTACGGTCGAAGGCGGCGTCAACTACGGTGAGCTGTCGCCCTACCTGCACGAACAAGGCTTCGCGGTCCACAACCTGGCGTCGCTGCCCCACATTACGGTGGTGGGCGCCTGCACCACGGCCACCCACGGTTCGGGCTGGCAGAACGGCAATCTCGCCACGGCGGCTACGGCCCTGCAAGTTGTGACACCCGACGGATCGGTGCGCACCCTTTCGGCCGAAAAAGACGGTGAGGCGTTCCGGGGTGCCGTGGTCGGCCTGGGAGCGCTGGGGGCCATCACCCACATCACGCTGCGGCTGGAACCCACGTTCACCATGCGGCAATACGTTTACGAGCACCTGCCGATGGCACAGTTGCCCGACCATTTCGAGGAAATCATGTCGGCGGGCTACAGCGTCAGCCTGTTTACCGACTGGACGACGGACACCATCAACGAAGTATGGATTAAAGCCCTGGAGAAAGGCGGCACCGATTTCGGCGCACAACCGGACTTTTACGGGGCCAAGGCCGCCACCAAAAACCTGCACCCCATTGCGGCGCTGTCGGCCATCCACTGTACCGATCAGTTGGGCGTCCCCGGTCCCTGGTACGAGCGCCTTCCCCACTTTAAAATGGGCTTCACACCCAGCAGCGGGGAGGAATTGCAGGCCGAGTACTTCGTGCCGCGCGACCGGGCCGTGGCGGCCATTCAGGCGGTGGCTAAGCTGGGCAACGCCATCAGCCCGCACCTGTTCATTTCCGAAATCCGCGCCATCGACGCCGACGACCTCTGGATGAGCCCCTGTTACCAGCAACCCAGCATCGCCATCCACTTTACCTGGAAACCCGATTGGCCCGCCGTCCGGAAACTTCTTCCGAAAATCGAACAGGCGTTGGCGCCGTTCCACGTCAAACCG
It encodes the following:
- a CDS encoding acetylxylan esterase, coding for MRYLIFGVFLLWSFQARTQPSQQLRDSLNRLSQQDHQLMMQRLGITSLRPGPSGNPEAPNAANADEAKASPYTSLPDPLVFDSGKPVKAAAQWQKRQREIREAFDREVYGRMPDHTPAVTWEVVRTVDTLEGSYPVVRKELRGHVDNSAYPAIEVTLEMTLTTPARATSAVPLMLEFGWNFPANWPRPPVEHPTWQEQLLAQGWGYAILIPTSFQADNGAGLREGIIGLMNQGQPRQLDDWGTLRAWAWGASRALDYFEADRSVDARRVGIEGLSRYGKAALVAMAYEPRFAIGFIGSSGAGGAKILRRQFGEQVENLASSAEYHWFAPNFIKYAGPLTPNDLPVDAHELIALCAPRPVFISVGSPAVEGQWIDARGMFVATVQAAPVYELLGKKGLGTTTFPPQETALTQGDLAFRQHAGGHTVVPNWPTFIPFAARYFGSVAK
- a CDS encoding FAD-binding protein, encoding MQRRTFVKLTSSLAAGSILAPLASWKPNEPLKNWAGNIEYSTTHVSYPQSVAEVQQQVKALSQWRTLGSRHCFNRIADSQHHLVSLQNMKRIVSLDKAAATVTVEGGVNYGELSPYLHEQGFAVHNLASLPHITVVGACTTATHGSGWQNGNLATAATALQVVTPDGSVRTLSAEKDGEAFRGAVVGLGALGAITHITLRLEPTFTMRQYVYEHLPMAQLPDHFEEIMSAGYSVSLFTDWTTDTINEVWIKALEKGGTDFGAQPDFYGAKAATKNLHPIAALSAIHCTDQLGVPGPWYERLPHFKMGFTPSSGEELQAEYFVPRDRAVAAIQAVAKLGNAISPHLFISEIRAIDADDLWMSPCYQQPSIAIHFTWKPDWPAVRKLLPKIEQALAPFHVKPHWGKLFTLAPKTLQSRYPRLADFKDLIHTYDPQGKLHNEFIKTNLFG